AAAAAGCCTTTAATTCCATCCCCTGCTTTTGCAGAATATGAAAGGGCGGTAAAGCTGGAAGGCGGTGCACCTATATATTACAGAATTAAAGAGGAAGAAGGTTTTAAATTAAATGTTTCAGAAATGGCAGAGATGATTAATGAGGCAGATTCAGTAATTTTAGGGAATCCCAATAACCCAACTGGACAGCCCATAAATCATGAAGAAATACGGTATCTTCTAAATAAAGCCTTAGAATTAAATATACCTGTCATGGTTGATGAGGCATTTATTGAATTTATCTATGACTACGAAAAATATGAAGTAATATCCTATGTAAAAGAATTTGATAATTTATTTGTTGTAAGGGCAGCTACAAAATTTTTTGGAATGCCGGGTTTAAGGCTTGGGTATGGAGTAGGTTCTTCTCGAATGATATTGAAAATGGAGGACTATAAAGAACCATGGACAGTAAATGCATTTGCAGATATGATTGGAAGGGAAATATTTAAAGATAAGGAATATATTAATGAAACGAGAAGGTATATAAATAATGAGATAAATTTTATGTTGAATGAATTAAAGAAAATAGATTATTTAAAAGTTTACGAAACAAATGTTAACTTTATATTATTGAAGCTTAAAAAGGGTAATGTTGATGTTTTAAAAGAAAGACTTATAAAGGAAGGTATATTAATAAGGGATGCATCAAATTTTAAATATCTTGACAAAAGGTATTTCAGGGTTGCTGTTAAGAAACATGAGGAGAATATGAAGTTAATTACCGCATTGGAGGATATGAAATGGGACTAATAATGGTGACAGGTGGCGCAAGTTCAGGTAAAAGTGAATTTGCTGAGAAGATGGCATTAGAATATGGAGGAGGAAGTGTTCTTTATATTGCAACATCAATTCCGATTGATGATGAAATGAAGGAAAGGATAAGAAGGCATAGAGAAAGAAGATCCGAAAAATGGGGTATAATTGAGGCATTTAAGGGTCTTAAAAATATCATTATAAGCAGTGAGAAAAAAGTTATACTTCTTGATTGCCTAACTGTTATGATTACGAATTTTATAATGGAAAAAGATTTGACAGGAGACAACTTACTTGTAGATGAAATTAATGATTTAGAAGGAAAAATATCAGATGAGGTGGATGGAATAATTGAAGGTGCATTGAAGCGTGTCGGAGATACTATAATTGTTACGAATGAAATAGGTATGGGGCTTGTTCCGGAATATAAACTTGGTAGAATATTCAGGGATATTGCAGGTAGGATGAATATGAAAATAGCTGAAGCTGCTGAGGTCGTTTATTTAACTGTATCTGGAATACCTATAAAGATAAAAGGGTGTTAATATGAAAGAAATAAAAAGGTTGATAATAGCCCTTCAATTTATGACAAGGATTCCGATACCGATAAGAATTGATTTGAAAGATGATGATTTTCTGAAGAGTACGGCATATTTTCCAATAGTTGGATTTGTTGTAGGTATACTATCTTTATTAATTTATCTATTGCTTAAGAGTGTTTTTCCGCGGGAAATTGTTATGACAGTCATTATTGCTTTTTCCTATGTTTTAATAGGAGCATTTCATATAGATGGTTTAGCAGATACATTTGACGGGCTTTTCAGCAACAAGAATAAAGAAGGAATGCTTGAGGTAATGCGGGATTCACGGCTTGGGACAAATGGAGTACTTGCGATATTATTTATGATAATTTTGAGGATATCGTTTTTAACCAACATAGATGACAGTTATATTATGGCTGTGCTTATTATCACACCAATGATTGGCAGATTATCACAGGTTTTGGCAATTATGATAAGCAAATCCGCAAGAGAAGGTAAAGGGCTTGGAGGTCTTCTTATAGGCAAGATTGGATATAGGGAATTTATGATTTCTGCTGTTATTACTTTGATTATAGGTTATTTCATATTTCCTATACAATGGTTGATTGCTATTACAGCAGTTGTACTTATAATGGCATATCTTGAAACATATTATATTTCTGCAAGGATAGGAGGAATGACAGGGGATACCCTTGGAGCTATAAATGAACTTGCAGAACTTACAACCTTAGCAATGGTTTATATTATCTTAAGGTGATTTAAAAAGGAGGTAAATTATGTATATTAAAAACCCAAAAGAAATAGAAAAACGCAGTTTCGAAATAATAGGTGAAAATATTGATGAGAAAAGGTTTGATGAGAGGGAATTAAAGATTGTAAAAAGGGTAATACATACCACAGCTGA
This is a stretch of genomic DNA from Aceticella autotrophica. It encodes these proteins:
- the cobU gene encoding bifunctional adenosylcobinamide kinase/adenosylcobinamide-phosphate guanylyltransferase, which codes for MGLIMVTGGASSGKSEFAEKMALEYGGGSVLYIATSIPIDDEMKERIRRHRERRSEKWGIIEAFKGLKNIIISSEKKVILLDCLTVMITNFIMEKDLTGDNLLVDEINDLEGKISDEVDGIIEGALKRVGDTIIVTNEIGMGLVPEYKLGRIFRDIAGRMNMKIAEAAEVVYLTVSGIPIKIKGC
- the cobS gene encoding adenosylcobinamide-GDP ribazoletransferase; this encodes MKEIKRLIIALQFMTRIPIPIRIDLKDDDFLKSTAYFPIVGFVVGILSLLIYLLLKSVFPREIVMTVIIAFSYVLIGAFHIDGLADTFDGLFSNKNKEGMLEVMRDSRLGTNGVLAILFMIILRISFLTNIDDSYIMAVLIITPMIGRLSQVLAIMISKSAREGKGLGGLLIGKIGYREFMISAVITLIIGYFIFPIQWLIAITAVVLIMAYLETYYISARIGGMTGDTLGAINELAELTTLAMVYIILR
- the cobD gene encoding threonine-phosphate decarboxylase CobD, whose amino-acid sequence is MKMYEHGGNVYDYNIEMIDFSSNINPLGVPPCVKKVIEDVVLTKYPDIKYRELKTSISEYIAYPLKNIIVGNGAAELIHLFVRAKHIKKPLIPSPAFAEYERAVKLEGGAPIYYRIKEEEGFKLNVSEMAEMINEADSVILGNPNNPTGQPINHEEIRYLLNKALELNIPVMVDEAFIEFIYDYEKYEVISYVKEFDNLFVVRAATKFFGMPGLRLGYGVGSSRMILKMEDYKEPWTVNAFADMIGREIFKDKEYINETRRYINNEINFMLNELKKIDYLKVYETNVNFILLKLKKGNVDVLKERLIKEGILIRDASNFKYLDKRYFRVAVKKHEENMKLITALEDMKWD